From Saccopteryx leptura isolate mSacLep1 chromosome 3, mSacLep1_pri_phased_curated, whole genome shotgun sequence, one genomic window encodes:
- the KCNA7 gene encoding potassium voltage-gated channel subfamily A member 7, with the protein MEPRCPPPCGCCERLVLNVAGLRFETRERTLGRFPDTLLGDPARRSRFYDGARREYFFDRHRPSFDAVLYYYQSGGRLRRPAHVPLDVFLEEVAFYGLGAAALARLREDEGCPVPPERPLPRRAFARQLWLLFEFPESSQAARVLAVVSVLVILVSIVVFCLETLPDFRDDRDKPGLAAVAAPGQFPTRLNGSSPVPGSPPRTPFDDPFFVVETLCICWFSFELLVRLLACPSKTAFFKNVMNLIDFVAILPYFVALGTELARQRGVGQPAMSLAILRVIRLVRVFRIFKLSRHSKGLQILGQTLRASMRELGLLIFFLFIGVVLFSSAVYFAEVDREDSYFTSIPESFWWAVVTMTTVGYGDMAPVTVGGKIVGSLCAIAGVLTISLPVPVIVSNFSYFYHRETEDEEAGMYSHVDTQPCGPLEGKVNGGLVDGDVPELSPSLWPPPGKHMVTEV; encoded by the exons ATGGAGCCGCGGTGCCCGCCGCCGTGTGGCTGCTGCGAGCGGCTGGTCCTCAACGTGGCCGGGCTGCGGTTCGAGACGCGGGAGCGCACGCTGGGTCGCTTCCCGGACACGCTACTAGGAGACCCGGCGCGTCGCAGCCGCTTCTACGACGGGGCGCGCCGCGAATACTTCTTCGACCGGCATCGGCCCAGCTTCGACGCTGTGCTTTACTACTATCAGTCCGGCGGGCGGCTGCGGCGACCAGCGCACGTGCCGCTCGAcgtcttcctggaggaggtggccttCTATGGGCTGGGCGCGGCGGCGCTAGCGCGCCTGCGCGAGGATGAGGGCTGTCCGGTGCCGCCGGAGCGACCCTTGCCGCGCCGCGCCTTCGCGCGCCAGCTGTGGCTGCTCTTCGAGTTCCCCGAGAGCTCGCAGGCCGCGCGTGTGCTCGCCGTCGTCTCTGTGCTCGTCATCCTCGTCTCCATCGTCGTTTTCTGTCTCGAGACGTTGCCTGACTTCCGTGACGACCGCGACAAACCGGGGCTTGCGGCTGTGGCTGCTCCGGGACAG TTCCCCACTCGGCTGAATGGCTCCAGCCCTGTGCCTGGATCTCCACCTCGCACACCCTTCGATGACCCGTTCTTTGTGGTGGAGACACTGTGCATCTGTTGGTTCTCCTTCGAGCTGCTGGTGCGCCTGTTGGCCTGCCCAAGCAAGACAGCCTTCTTCAAGAATGTGATGAACCTCATTGATTTTGTGGCCATCCTGCCCTACTTTGTGGCGCTGGGCACGGAGCTGGCCCGGCAGCGGGGGGTGGGCCAGCCAGCCATGTCCTTGGCCATCCTGCGAGTCATCCGACTGGTACGCGTCTTTCGCATCTTCAAGTTGTCTAGGCACTCAAAGGGCCTGCAGATCTTGGGCCAGACGCTGCGGGCTTCCATGCGTGAGCTGGGCCTCcttatcttctttctcttcatcgGTGTAGTCCTCTTCTCCAGCGCAGTCTACTTTGCTGAGGTCGATCGGGAAGACTCTTATTTCACCAGCATCCCTGAGTCCTTCTGGTGGGCAGTGGTCACCATGACTACAGTCGGCTATGGAGACATGGCACCCGTCACCGTGGGTGGCAAGATAGTGGGCTCTCTGTGCGCCATCGCCGGCGTACTAACCATTTCCCTGCCTGTGCCAGTCATTGTCTCCAACTTCAGCTACTTTTACCACCGAGAGACAGAGGATGAAGAGGCTGGCATGTACAGCCATGTGGACACGCAGCCCTGTGGGCCACTAGAGGGCAAGGTCAATGGGGGATTGGTGGACGGAGATGTGCCTGAGCTATCACCTTCACTCTGGCCCCCCCCTGGAAAACACATGGTCACCGAAGTGTGA